The bacterium genome includes the window GTCATCCGGGCAACCTGATTGGTTGTCAGTTTCAGCCCCGGCACCATGCGGCGCAGCAGTTCAGGCGTGAGCATCCCTTCGGGTAGGCGCAACCCGCCACGCTGTAGCAAACTGTTGACCACTAGGTCTGCCGCCACGTTGAAAAGTTCGGATTGGTAATGCCGCGCCCGCTCGTTGTGGCGCAGGATGTAGTGTACGACTTCATGGCACAGCACCACGACTTGCTCTGGGATATCCATGCCCAGGAATGTTTCGTTGACCCAGACTGTGCGCCCGTCGCTGGCTAGCCCAGCGGCGGTATCCTTGGCCAGTTGGCCTGGTTTGGCTAGCCGTAGCGCCAGTTTTGCGGTTAAGAGTGCAAAGTAGGGCATGACCATCGTCATACCGCTGCGCAGGGTGGGCACCAGGCGCTTTAGATACGCCTCCTGCGCGTCGCGCGGCAGTTGCGCAATCTGTTCCTGCGTCAGCACTGGCTTACGATACATTGGTCAGCCCCGCCGCTTCCAGTTCCTTGGAAACCTGTATGGCAGCGTCGCCATACTGGTCGTCGAATGTCTTGCCATCTTTGGATTGGGCGCGCGTGAGCGCCGTCAGCGTCGCGCCGGGTTGCGCGCTCGCCAGGCGCATGGTCATGGCTGTGACGACCTCACCGTCCCACCCGTCGTCAAGCTGGCGTTGCAGGAGCGTGGTGACCATCGTCTCGGCGTCCGCACCGGAGACGACCTTCGACTGCAACCATGATACCAGCGAGAACCCCGCGACCAGGGCATGGTCAAGCTTCTTGGGCAGTTTGGCTTTGCCGGAGAACAGGTCTTCCGGCTCTGGAATGGCATCGATGCTGCGCCAGAACGTCAGGAAATTGTACCCCATCGCCTGGCCCACGCACGCGCCGATGATACCGTGCAGAATGCGGTCGGCGACGCCGAGGTCCTTGGGATAGCGCGCCCCGTTCAAGGCGTCGTGCAGGCGCTCCCAATTTCGCGGATTGGGCACGGGCAGGAGTTGCTGCGCCGCGCCATCGTCCTCAGTGTTGAGCGCATCGCGGTTACGCGATATGAAAGTTTGCACCACTGGATGGATGCCGCGCCGGGCCGCCCACGCCAGCCAGCCATCAGGGTCGGCGTCAACGTGGTAGATGGCGAAGCGGCCCACCA containing:
- a CDS encoding MoxR family ATPase, coding for MSNNQYSIRVADMVPTLDHLYAHARRHAVMFVGPTGVGKTDVVRAWAAAHGFTEANGKLCVVHAAHIEPTDVYGIPIPDRRSGTTDFYPNAFWPWGGGILFLDELNRAAIATLNALLQVVLDKRVGAKRLPDDLFIVAAANPPGGSYHVTPLSSPMVGRFAIYHVDADPDGWLAWAARRGIHPVVQTFISRNRDALNTEDDGAAQQLLPVPNPRNWERLHDALNGARYPKDLGVADRILHGIIGACVGQAMGYNFLTFWRSIDAIPEPEDLFSGKAKLPKKLDHALVAGFSLVSWLQSKVVSGADAETMVTTLLQRQLDDGWDGEVVTAMTMRLASAQPGATLTALTRAQSKDGKTFDDQYGDAAIQVSKELEAAGLTNVS